From Candidatus Thermoplasmatota archaeon, one genomic window encodes:
- a CDS encoding transposase — protein sequence MVKQSFQYIQGKLLGTGRGNMCSYALDVPDCNSQSLQHFVSNSPWNHRPVLDHIQRDVIEYVGDKTDGSVHIDECGFPKQGTDSVGV from the coding sequence ATGGTCAAACAATCATTTCAATATATCCAGGGTAAACTGCTGGGAACTGGAAGAGGTAACATGTGTTCATATGCATTAGATGTTCCTGATTGTAACAGTCAGTCCTTACAGCATTTTGTTTCAAATTCACCATGGAACCATCGACCGGTTCTTGACCACATTCAACGCGATGTCATTGAGTATGTTGGAGATAAAACCGATGGTTCAGTGCATATTGATGAATGTGGATTTCCGAAGCAAGGGACGGATTCAGTAGGTGT
- a CDS encoding carboxypeptidase regulatory-like domain-containing protein, giving the protein MQTKKSIIIYTMILLLLSSALSINVNSQQATPPWWDKNWSYNQEIKIPIDTSNPYAKSQPIDMFINFEKPCWAKDTLKHSIRVVCWDGKQWYELESQIYDLKYSGTNYVCRCGLVFLIPDIANGNERYFVYYDDEEKPSPNYVDHVNIKDAYYYVEPISGISLEVDYYRITEDGYCVYAVGQKGQIMNRRFAQTIAKMKYGVKEFDVEMIDQGVSFYFSYFNGVKDEDEISSDQVLVSKGICVDGNLMVEFGIISESSGKDLRTTNTFKYYYSPGREKRIYVHVKHEVLKDGVVTGIVDADGTYGMLGSLKSRSARIKKMVFGDILPYLHFYGEDGNIREYRVNTNPENKEREWIISYKDDCDLGGDAWISYDEGKKGKVHAVIFSSNENIVKHGTSERDGIQLRVNTREYLSIVGTEVDYAAIGFGRNSYEKGGKHDVNIPGDLVVEFDAVFFSSDDGEYMDVAEEAKICHALAENRRGDGGFEGSENIYVLTVTPRLTGRIFSWPLLSNKFKLLPSVEVELYSDNMFVSSGNVSKPLIGAPRFKFPKLSPGVYSIKVFLNSSRGGRRFIGFDSVELNCDQYVNVFCIWEKNFRVTYHDQNGNSIKDMDLKIITGNNTVVSENITGNSGSVDFGVPYSLKKMYYLKAYYRGFLVYDKNLLMKQKNVDVNIEVYDLKTKIKDSLGMEPGVDVRPVLTSDEMIEPVEITSVELSPGEYVFEKLPCATYELQISYGGFFDKKTIKVPENLDSVGMQFTAIFNLNLELLNSRGEKIDDADKKIDIIRRGKTVITSEVSDKNFKLPPGEYTVNVFSDDKLVATKTFNLISDRKEKIVTTIESLMPAVVTLSAVVFIAVIVVFLFIKKISLNTFLKLTAMALILISLMQPWWYLFGESDNGVVSKSSEMFLVPQIMIDKVVYKNTPFLDVANIPDMFTTLLVVLLVVVCSGLIILGLSFIPNIVLKRRFSLALITSSIIFLMLVVIAFYFGMSLITELTLGSLTGEGILDVTLPNGNAVYIPSKWGLGTGFYLCIAAALTAMFAGILDFFKKEGWPKRFKK; this is encoded by the coding sequence ATGCAAACTAAAAAATCAATAATAATTTACACAATGATACTGCTTTTATTATCATCAGCTTTAAGCATAAATGTTAACTCCCAACAAGCAACACCACCTTGGTGGGATAAAAACTGGTCATACAACCAAGAGATAAAAATTCCAATAGACACAAGTAACCCTTATGCAAAATCCCAGCCCATCGACATGTTCATCAACTTTGAAAAACCATGTTGGGCAAAAGACACCCTGAAACATTCAATACGTGTAGTTTGTTGGGATGGAAAACAATGGTATGAGCTAGAATCACAAATATACGACCTAAAATATTCTGGAACAAACTATGTTTGCAGATGCGGATTAGTTTTTCTAATACCTGATATAGCCAATGGAAACGAGAGATATTTTGTTTACTATGATGACGAAGAAAAACCATCCCCGAATTATGTGGACCATGTTAACATAAAGGATGCATACTACTATGTTGAACCTATTTCTGGGATCTCATTAGAAGTGGATTACTACAGGATAACTGAAGATGGTTATTGTGTTTACGCAGTTGGGCAAAAGGGACAGATAATGAACCGCAGGTTTGCTCAGACTATAGCAAAGATGAAATATGGTGTCAAAGAATTTGATGTAGAAATGATCGACCAAGGGGTATCATTTTATTTTTCTTATTTTAATGGGGTTAAGGACGAAGATGAGATATCCTCTGACCAAGTCCTTGTCTCTAAAGGTATCTGCGTAGATGGTAACTTGATGGTAGAGTTTGGAATCATCAGTGAATCCTCGGGGAAGGATCTACGCACCACAAACACATTTAAGTATTATTACTCGCCAGGTAGAGAAAAAAGAATTTATGTTCATGTGAAACATGAGGTTTTGAAAGACGGGGTTGTAACTGGGATAGTAGATGCTGATGGAACCTATGGTATGCTGGGGTCTTTAAAATCTAGGAGCGCTCGAATCAAAAAAATGGTTTTTGGGGATATTCTACCATATCTACATTTTTATGGAGAAGATGGTAACATAAGGGAATATCGTGTAAATACTAACCCAGAGAATAAAGAGAGAGAGTGGATAATATCATATAAGGATGACTGTGACCTTGGAGGTGATGCGTGGATATCTTATGATGAAGGAAAAAAGGGTAAGGTTCATGCAGTTATTTTTTCGTCTAATGAAAATATTGTTAAACATGGAACAAGCGAGAGAGATGGTATACAATTAAGAGTAAACACAAGGGAGTATCTTAGTATCGTTGGAACAGAAGTTGATTATGCTGCTATTGGTTTTGGTAGGAATTCATATGAAAAAGGTGGTAAGCATGATGTTAATATCCCTGGCGATCTGGTTGTAGAGTTTGATGCAGTGTTTTTTTCCTCAGATGATGGAGAGTATATGGATGTAGCTGAGGAAGCAAAGATTTGTCATGCACTCGCAGAAAACCGTCGTGGTGATGGTGGTTTTGAAGGTAGTGAAAACATATATGTTTTAACTGTAACACCGAGGTTAACAGGTAGGATTTTTTCTTGGCCTTTATTGTCAAATAAATTTAAGTTATTACCCTCTGTGGAGGTTGAACTTTATAGTGACAATATGTTTGTTTCATCTGGTAATGTATCAAAACCATTGATTGGTGCACCTAGGTTTAAATTCCCTAAATTATCACCAGGTGTTTATAGCATAAAGGTTTTTTTAAACAGCAGCAGAGGAGGACGTAGGTTTATTGGTTTTGATTCTGTGGAGCTCAATTGTGATCAATATGTTAACGTTTTTTGTATCTGGGAGAAAAATTTTAGGGTCACATATCATGATCAAAATGGTAACAGTATAAAAGATATGGATCTAAAAATTATTACTGGGAATAACACGGTTGTTTCTGAGAATATTACTGGGAATTCTGGTTCTGTGGATTTTGGTGTGCCGTATAGTTTGAAAAAAATGTATTACCTTAAGGCTTATTACAGGGGGTTTTTGGTATATGACAAAAATTTGTTGATGAAACAAAAAAACGTGGATGTAAATATTGAGGTTTATGATCTAAAAACGAAGATAAAAGATTCTCTTGGCATGGAGCCTGGTGTTGATGTTAGACCTGTGTTAACAAGTGATGAGATGATTGAGCCTGTTGAAATAACATCTGTTGAGTTATCACCAGGGGAATATGTTTTTGAAAAACTACCATGTGCAACCTATGAGCTTCAGATATCCTATGGTGGTTTTTTTGATAAAAAAACAATCAAAGTACCAGAAAATTTAGATTCTGTTGGTATGCAGTTCACTGCGATTTTTAACTTAAACCTTGAGCTGCTTAATTCAAGGGGAGAAAAAATAGATGATGCTGACAAAAAAATTGATATAATAAGAAGAGGAAAAACCGTTATCACTTCTGAAGTCTCAGATAAAAACTTTAAACTTCCACCGGGGGAGTACACGGTAAATGTTTTTTCAGATGATAAATTAGTTGCTACAAAAACCTTTAATTTAATTAGTGATAGAAAAGAAAAAATTGTAACAACAATTGAATCATTGATGCCAGCTGTTGTTACATTATCAGCGGTTGTATTCATTGCCGTGATTGTTGTATTTTTATTTATCAAAAAGATTTCATTGAACACTTTTTTGAAGCTAACAGCTATGGCTCTTATTTTGATTTCACTTATGCAACCCTGGTGGTATCTATTCGGTGAAAGTGATAACGGTGTTGTTAGCAAGTCTAGTGAAATGTTTTTGGTACCACAAATAATGATAGATAAGGTTGTTTATAAAAATACCCCGTTTTTAGATGTCGCAAATATACCTGATATGTTTACTACCCTTCTTGTGGTTTTATTGGTTGTTGTCTGCTCTGGTTTAATTATCCTTGGTTTAAGTTTCATTCCTAACATTGTTTTAAAAAGAAGATTCTCTCTAGCTCTGATAACATCTAGTATTATATTCTTGATGCTAGTGGTTATAGCTTTCTATTTCGGGATGAGTCTAATAACAGAGTTAACACTAGGTAGTTTAACAGGTGAGGGTATACTAGATGTAACATTACCAAATGGTAACGCAGTTTATATCCCATCAAAATGGGGTTTAGGTACTGGTTTCTACCTATGTATCGCTGCGGCATTAACAGCTATGTTTGCAGGTATCCTTGATTTTTTTAAGAAAGAGGGATGGCCCAAGAGATTTAAAAAATAA
- a CDS encoding PKD domain-containing protein, which produces MNKKIVFIITTVFLLSLLAGCINWSGHQDDKKDQSQNLLPVPIIKGPEEAFFGDPIEFTATGSYDPDGTIESYFWSFGDNKTADTPTVTHTYVFDNNFDIEYPLIYSVILNVKDNNGSYETALHLIMLYPKEYRFYLNQGKLSVEKPSSNKDTLKASFGKILSLQEILYELDDPVFIKECRWNATIYIQKPRLAFVRSISLSLYDQNNSKISQKDVSFGLFDLWKEKTVLVNGEINKSERFKSAKLVVYGFTLGKKINVLYGGDTASSICFDFT; this is translated from the coding sequence GTGAACAAAAAAATAGTGTTTATAATAACAACAGTATTTCTTTTATCATTATTAGCAGGTTGTATAAACTGGAGTGGCCACCAAGATGATAAAAAAGATCAATCACAGAACCTGCTTCCAGTACCAATCATTAAGGGCCCTGAAGAAGCTTTTTTTGGTGATCCAATAGAATTTACTGCAACAGGTTCATATGATCCTGATGGCACTATTGAATCATATTTCTGGAGCTTTGGTGATAACAAAACCGCAGATACACCAACTGTTACTCACACCTATGTTTTTGACAACAATTTTGATATAGAATATCCACTTATCTATTCTGTTATCCTAAACGTTAAGGATAACAACGGCTCTTATGAGACTGCTTTGCATCTAATAATGCTCTACCCAAAGGAATACAGATTTTATCTGAACCAAGGGAAACTATCAGTGGAGAAGCCTTCTTCAAATAAAGATACTTTGAAAGCTTCTTTTGGTAAAATCCTCTCACTACAAGAAATCTTATATGAACTGGATGATCCTGTTTTCATCAAAGAATGTAGATGGAATGCGACTATTTACATCCAGAAACCAAGGTTAGCCTTTGTTAGAAGCATCTCTTTATCTCTCTACGACCAAAATAATAGTAAGATATCACAGAAAGATGTTAGTTTTGGTTTATTTGATCTTTGGAAAGAAAAAACTGTTTTGGTTAATGGTGAAATCAACAAATCTGAGAGATTCAAATCTGCTAAACTTGTTGTATATGGTTTTACACTTGGTAAAAAAATAAATGTTTTGTATGGTGGCGATACAGCTAGTAGTATATGTTTTGATTTTACGTAA
- a CDS encoding HAD family hydrolase, which translates to MIKTISFDLDDTLIKRTFADAVWLKGLPKIYAQEKNIKFEEAKQHLLKEYDKVTDKKTEWYDISYWFDKFNLKHSWKKLLENYKHIIEPYPEVPDVLKRLHKKYDLIVISNAKKEFIDIELKESGLKKYFTHVFSSTSDFHKVKKIAEFYLMICDKLRIEPNEMIHIGDHKEFDYQIPKKVGIRSFYLKREGKNKEKFTVSNLLEFEKRINDVT; encoded by the coding sequence ATGATAAAAACCATATCCTTTGATTTAGACGACACATTGATAAAAAGAACATTCGCAGATGCAGTCTGGCTAAAGGGTCTACCAAAAATCTACGCACAAGAAAAAAACATAAAATTTGAAGAAGCAAAACAACACTTGCTGAAAGAATATGATAAGGTAACAGACAAAAAAACAGAATGGTATGACATAAGCTACTGGTTTGATAAATTCAACCTAAAACACAGCTGGAAAAAACTACTAGAAAACTACAAACATATCATCGAACCATACCCTGAAGTACCAGATGTTCTAAAAAGATTACACAAAAAATACGATCTCATAGTAATCTCAAACGCTAAAAAAGAGTTCATAGACATAGAACTAAAAGAATCAGGACTAAAAAAATATTTCACCCATGTTTTTTCATCAACATCTGATTTCCATAAAGTAAAAAAAATAGCAGAGTTCTACCTCATGATTTGCGATAAACTAAGAATCGAACCAAATGAAATGATACACATCGGGGACCACAAAGAATTCGATTATCAAATACCAAAAAAGGTTGGCATAAGATCCTTTTATCTAAAACGTGAAGGAAAAAACAAAGAAAAATTTACCGTTTCTAACCTATTGGAGTTTGAAAAAAGAATAAACGATGTTACGTAA
- a CDS encoding nitroreductase family protein has product MYMDIKDVIRARHSVRSFSDKKIPGRLIYELIEYANLAPSAGNLQAREFIVVDDPGIKKRLCAAALNQDFIVEAPVSIVVCANLNRINPYGKRGRELYCLQDAAAAVEHILLLAVDYGLGACWVGAFDENKVSEILNLPEYVRPVAIIPIGYPKGEIETTGRIQTNELIHKNRW; this is encoded by the coding sequence ATGTATATGGATATCAAGGATGTGATAAGAGCGCGTCATAGTGTCAGGAGTTTTTCAGATAAAAAGATACCAGGAAGACTGATTTATGAGCTTATAGAGTATGCTAACCTTGCGCCATCTGCTGGTAACCTGCAGGCAAGGGAATTCATAGTGGTAGACGACCCTGGGATCAAAAAAAGACTATGTGCCGCTGCTTTGAACCAGGATTTTATTGTTGAGGCTCCTGTTAGTATAGTTGTCTGTGCAAATTTAAACCGCATAAACCCATATGGTAAAAGAGGAAGAGAACTATATTGTCTACAAGATGCTGCCGCCGCAGTGGAACACATACTACTGTTGGCTGTAGACTATGGTTTAGGGGCTTGTTGGGTTGGCGCATTCGATGAAAACAAGGTATCTGAGATACTAAACCTACCAGAATATGTCAGACCTGTTGCAATCATCCCAATAGGTTACCCAAAAGGTGAAATAGAAACTACAGGTAGGATCCAAACAAATGAATTGATTCATAAAAACAGGTGGTGA
- a CDS encoding nitroreductase family protein: MDAIEAILSRRSIRKYINKPIPKEVIKELLEAGMSAPSAGNEQPWHFILINDPKILKEIPSFHNHAQMLNEASTAILVCNDKRLDKHGEMWIQDCSAATENILIAVNAKGLGGVWLGIYPREERMNGMRKLLSIPEYIIPFSLISIGYPGERKPPANRYDASRVHQNKW, translated from the coding sequence ATGGATGCAATAGAGGCTATTCTCTCTAGGAGAAGCATAAGAAAATACATAAATAAACCAATACCAAAAGAAGTGATAAAAGAACTATTAGAGGCAGGTATGAGTGCCCCATCTGCTGGCAACGAACAACCCTGGCATTTCATATTGATAAACGACCCAAAAATTTTGAAGGAAATACCATCATTCCATAATCATGCACAGATGTTGAACGAGGCATCAACAGCTATACTTGTTTGTAACGATAAACGTTTGGATAAACATGGGGAGATGTGGATACAAGATTGTTCTGCAGCAACAGAAAACATACTGATAGCTGTTAACGCAAAAGGACTAGGTGGCGTATGGTTAGGTATTTACCCGAGAGAAGAAAGAATGAATGGTATGCGGAAACTATTGAGCATCCCAGAATATATCATACCCTTTTCTTTGATATCTATTGGTTACCCTGGAGAGAGAAAACCTCCAGCAAACAGGTATGATGCTTCTAGGGTTCATCAAAACAAATGGTGA
- a CDS encoding secondary thiamine-phosphate synthase enzyme YjbQ, which produces MGVYCGEINIKTKKETDIVDITDDVQKIVDKSEIKNGVVCIFVPGSTGAVTTAEYEPGLMKDLPDALERVAPKNIYYKHHETWHDDNGHSHVRASLIGPSITVPVIEGKIVHGTWQQIVFIEFDTRPRNRRLVVQVLGE; this is translated from the coding sequence ATGGGCGTGTATTGTGGTGAAATAAACATAAAAACAAAAAAAGAAACAGACATAGTTGACATAACAGATGATGTACAAAAAATTGTTGATAAATCAGAAATTAAAAACGGCGTAGTCTGCATATTTGTACCAGGATCAACAGGGGCGGTTACCACAGCTGAGTACGAGCCTGGTTTAATGAAAGATTTACCGGATGCACTAGAAAGAGTTGCTCCTAAAAACATATATTACAAACATCATGAGACATGGCATGATGATAATGGTCATTCACATGTGCGTGCTAGTCTAATAGGCCCAAGTATAACTGTTCCAGTCATAGAGGGTAAGATAGTCCATGGTACATGGCAGCAAATCGTTTTCATAGAATTTGATACTAGACCAAGGAACAGAAGGCTAGTGGTTCAGGTCTTAGGGGAATAA